A window of the Elusimicrobiota bacterium genome harbors these coding sequences:
- a CDS encoding NlpC/P60 family protein, with translation MLKKILPVLILISMTAQIKAQNPSSSAFRSFTLVHFLPADFSGAELNGLAEPELKDGLFRLVKKSSQTPEAFLVSREIKTAFPFNELLMSANADLGVDGASRLEARVKTADGWSPWFDFGLFRSGGSASVKGQENEFGKMEVDILKLKTKAFALRYRFTLISKEDGAALRLVSAAYTDTTLPFDESAAIKKGSDAKQLKLTVPCYSQMLQQVNYSGDICSPVSLAMVMNYYGQKVLPLETASAVLDSQEIIYGNWGFNTAYAGSKGLYAFLTRLNSMSEAEAYLSRGLTLIASVTFGPDEVRNSPLKKTKGHLLVIKGFDAKGDVLANDPAAPEEKTVERIYNRKEFARAWLKNKYGTAYAVANSLNSFLAVKTPYTEMFSMPPANAEERKKLIETQLLMGEPADILEAQGQWAKIEAGDQKTTSAGGKDLKPYSGWVKLEDLAFSPPFEADAVIKVKRSAATSDGDSKTLSLGTEVKITGRKSGKLEILTADSLTGEISEKDINRLPLKAAAPELRRNILSAAKLFLKDDYYWGGRSAWGIDCSGLVNLAYRAWGVALPRNASDQFNRGKSVSREDLKIADLIFSSEKDKPKNISHVMLYAGNGRLIEATQDTGSVREVSFLEKFGLDFAKIKNGALVNGKKIFFKTVIK, from the coding sequence GTGTTGAAAAAAATATTGCCGGTATTGATCCTTATCTCCATGACAGCGCAAATAAAAGCCCAAAATCCGTCCAGTTCAGCTTTTCGCTCTTTCACCCTGGTCCATTTCCTGCCGGCGGATTTTTCCGGAGCCGAACTTAATGGTCTGGCTGAACCCGAATTGAAAGACGGGCTTTTCCGGCTTGTAAAGAAAAGCTCTCAAACCCCGGAGGCCTTTTTAGTTTCGCGGGAAATAAAGACCGCCTTCCCTTTTAACGAGCTGCTGATGAGCGCCAACGCCGATCTGGGCGTTGACGGCGCCTCGCGCCTTGAAGCCAGAGTGAAAACCGCGGACGGCTGGAGCCCCTGGTTTGATTTCGGGCTGTTCCGCTCCGGCGGCTCCGCCAGCGTGAAAGGCCAGGAAAATGAATTCGGTAAAATGGAAGTGGACATCTTAAAGCTCAAAACAAAAGCTTTTGCCCTGCGCTACCGCTTCACGCTAATCTCCAAAGAGGACGGCGCCGCTTTAAGGCTGGTTTCAGCCGCTTACACCGACACCACCCTGCCTTTTGACGAGTCAGCCGCCATAAAAAAAGGCAGTGACGCGAAACAGCTTAAACTTACCGTCCCCTGTTATTCGCAAATGCTCCAGCAGGTAAACTACTCAGGCGACATATGCAGTCCGGTGTCCCTTGCCATGGTTATGAATTATTACGGGCAAAAAGTGCTTCCGCTTGAAACCGCCTCAGCGGTGCTGGACAGCCAGGAAATCATATACGGTAACTGGGGCTTTAACACCGCCTATGCCGGTTCCAAAGGGCTTTACGCCTTTCTGACAAGACTTAATTCCATGTCCGAAGCCGAGGCCTATCTTTCGCGCGGACTTACGCTAATAGCAAGCGTCACCTTCGGCCCCGATGAAGTCAGGAACTCACCGCTGAAAAAAACAAAAGGCCATCTGCTGGTCATAAAAGGCTTTGACGCCAAAGGCGATGTGCTGGCGAACGACCCCGCCGCCCCCGAAGAAAAAACCGTGGAGCGGATTTATAACCGCAAAGAATTCGCCCGCGCCTGGCTGAAAAACAAATACGGCACCGCTTACGCCGTGGCCAACAGCCTTAACTCTTTTTTAGCGGTCAAAACCCCTTACACTGAAATGTTCTCCATGCCCCCGGCGAATGCGGAAGAGCGTAAAAAATTAATTGAAACGCAGCTTTTAATGGGGGAGCCCGCGGACATCCTTGAGGCGCAGGGCCAATGGGCTAAAATAGAGGCCGGCGACCAGAAAACCACGTCGGCAGGCGGAAAAGACCTTAAACCCTACTCCGGCTGGGTAAAACTTGAAGACCTGGCTTTTTCCCCCCCGTTCGAAGCCGACGCCGTGATAAAGGTTAAAAGATCGGCCGCGACGTCCGATGGAGACAGCAAAACCCTCTCGCTCGGCACTGAAGTTAAAATCACAGGCAGGAAATCAGGAAAACTGGAAATATTAACGGCCGACTCCCTGACGGGCGAAATAAGCGAGAAAGACATAAACCGGCTGCCTTTGAAGGCCGCGGCGCCGGAACTGCGCAGGAATATACTCTCCGCCGCGAAGCTTTTTCTTAAGGATGACTATTACTGGGGCGGGCGCTCGGCCTGGGGCATAGACTGCTCCGGCCTTGTAAACCTCGCCTACCGGGCCTGGGGAGTGGCCCTTCCAAGAAACGCCTCCGACCAGTTCAATCGCGGAAAATCAGTTTCACGCGAAGACCTCAAAATTGCCGACCTTATTTTTTCCTCTGAAAAGGACAAGCCGAAAAACATAAGCCATGTAATGCTTTACGCCGGGAACGGCCGCCTGATAGAGGCCACGCAGGACACCGGGTCCGTGAGGGAAGTTTCCTTCCTTGAAAAGTTCGGCCTGGATTTCGCAAAAATAAAGAACGGGGCGCTGGTAAACGGCAAAAAGATATTTTTTAAAACGGTGATAAAGTAG
- a CDS encoding NADP-dependent glyceraldehyde-3-phosphate dehydrogenase — MTISDKVKNIFPAESDIPKEARIAPLEQRDYLIDGKIRAWRGPVHEVLSPVSLQGKNGLKRKRLGSYPLMTEKEALAALDAAVNAYDEGKGCWPTLSVEARAAHMEEFVYRMKEKRTEVVNLLMWEIGKSLEDSQKEFDRTVEYVIDTVNALKDLDRTASRLSIAQGVIAQIKRAPLGVALCMGPYNYPLNETFTTLIPAILMGNTVVFKPPKYGVLLHRPLLEAFRDSFPKGVVNTLYGEGRKIIGPIMKTGEVNVLAFIGSSKVADILKQQHPKPHRLRCVLGLDAKNAGIILPDADIDLAVSESLTGALSYNGQRCTALKILFVHRSVQSEFIEKLVTAIENMKLGMPWEPKVKITPLPEDDKISYLAEVIADAKQRGAEVINESGGLVNGNFVYPAVVYPVNEKMRLWREEQFGPVIPVAPFDDIKEPLKYVVDSDFGQQVSVFGRDTDKIAPMLDTLVNQVCRVNINSQCQRGPDIFPFTGRKDSAEGTLSVSDALRVFSIRTLVAAKDSDTNKKLIRDILRNRKSKFLSTDFIL; from the coding sequence ATGACAATATCTGACAAAGTTAAAAACATCTTCCCTGCGGAGAGCGACATTCCGAAGGAAGCAAGGATCGCGCCGCTTGAGCAGAGAGATTACCTGATCGACGGAAAGATCAGGGCCTGGCGGGGGCCGGTTCACGAAGTATTATCGCCCGTAAGCCTGCAGGGCAAAAATGGCCTGAAGCGCAAACGCCTGGGCTCATACCCGCTGATGACGGAAAAAGAGGCCCTTGCGGCGCTTGACGCAGCCGTTAATGCCTATGACGAAGGCAAGGGGTGCTGGCCGACGCTTTCGGTGGAAGCGCGCGCGGCGCACATGGAAGAGTTTGTCTACCGCATGAAGGAAAAGCGGACCGAAGTGGTAAACCTGCTTATGTGGGAAATAGGAAAATCCCTTGAAGACTCCCAAAAAGAATTTGACCGCACGGTGGAATACGTCATTGACACCGTAAACGCGCTGAAAGACCTGGACCGGACCGCTTCGCGCCTGTCCATAGCGCAGGGGGTGATAGCGCAGATAAAGCGCGCGCCGCTCGGCGTGGCGCTCTGCATGGGCCCCTACAACTATCCGCTTAACGAAACATTCACAACCCTGATACCCGCAATACTTATGGGCAATACCGTAGTTTTCAAACCGCCAAAATACGGCGTGCTGCTGCACCGCCCGCTGCTTGAGGCTTTCCGCGACTCTTTCCCCAAAGGCGTGGTGAACACGCTTTACGGCGAGGGCAGAAAGATAATCGGCCCCATAATGAAAACGGGCGAAGTGAATGTGCTGGCGTTTATCGGCTCAAGTAAAGTGGCCGACATTTTAAAACAACAGCACCCCAAGCCTCACCGCCTGCGCTGCGTGCTGGGTCTTGACGCCAAGAACGCCGGCATAATACTGCCCGACGCCGACATTGACCTGGCGGTAAGCGAAAGCCTGACCGGCGCGCTTTCCTACAACGGCCAGCGCTGCACCGCTCTTAAAATACTGTTCGTCCACCGCTCCGTGCAAAGCGAATTTATTGAAAAACTGGTAACCGCCATAGAAAATATGAAATTGGGCATGCCCTGGGAACCAAAAGTTAAGATCACCCCCCTGCCGGAAGACGACAAGATATCCTACCTGGCCGAAGTAATAGCCGACGCCAAACAGCGCGGCGCCGAAGTAATAAACGAAAGCGGGGGGCTCGTAAACGGCAATTTTGTCTACCCGGCCGTAGTCTACCCGGTCAATGAAAAAATGCGTCTGTGGCGGGAGGAGCAGTTCGGGCCGGTAATACCCGTGGCGCCTTTTGACGATATAAAAGAGCCGCTGAAATATGTGGTGGACTCGGATTTCGGCCAGCAGGTAAGCGTTTTCGGGCGGGACACGGATAAAATCGCCCCGATGCTGGACACTTTGGTGAACCAGGTCTGCCGCGTGAATATAAACAGCCAATGCCAGCGCGGGCCGGACATTTTTCCGTTCACCGGCAGGAAAGACTCGGCCGAAGGCACTCTTTCCGTGTCCGACGCCCTGCGGGTATTTTCAATAAGGACGCTGGTGGCGGCCAAGGATTCGGACACCAACAAAAAACTTATCCGCGATATACTGCGCAACCGCAAGTCAAAATTTTTGTCAACGGATTTTATACTTTAG
- the nth gene encoding endonuclease III, which produces MNKNTVEIIKILKTSYPKAGCSLSHKSPFELLIATILSAQCTDERVNMVTPELFKKYSGPAEMAAAPLSALETLIRSTGFYHSKALSIKEAARGVAEDFGGKVPADMEKLLTLRGVARKTANVVLGSAYGIAEGVVVDTHVKRLAFRLDFTKETDPVKIERDLMARIPKSDWIWFAHALVMHGRAVCDARKPLCGKCPLTALCPKKGIG; this is translated from the coding sequence ATGAACAAAAACACAGTCGAAATAATTAAAATTCTAAAAACATCTTACCCCAAAGCCGGCTGCTCGCTCAGCCACAAAAGCCCTTTTGAACTGCTGATAGCCACCATCCTTTCAGCCCAGTGCACCGACGAACGCGTGAACATGGTAACGCCGGAACTGTTCAAAAAATATTCCGGACCGGCTGAAATGGCGGCCGCCCCTTTAAGCGCGTTGGAAACGCTTATACGCTCCACCGGTTTTTACCATTCAAAAGCGCTCTCAATTAAAGAAGCCGCGCGCGGCGTGGCCGAAGATTTCGGCGGCAAAGTTCCCGCCGACATGGAAAAACTGCTTACGCTGCGCGGCGTGGCGCGAAAAACCGCCAATGTGGTTCTGGGCTCGGCCTACGGCATAGCGGAAGGCGTGGTGGTGGACACCCATGTAAAACGGCTGGCTTTCCGTTTGGATTTCACAAAAGAAACAGACCCGGTAAAAATAGAACGGGACCTGATGGCCCGAATCCCCAAATCAGACTGGATATGGTTCGCCCACGCTTTGGTTATGCATGGCCGCGCCGTTTGCGATGCCCGCAAACCGCTGTGCGGGAAATGTCCCCTGACCGCCCTCTGCCCGAAGAAGGGGATAGGATAG
- a CDS encoding type IV pilus twitching motility protein PilT yields the protein MQIYPQETAKSLIEKIQTGQEIILESGKLPVLKSETGSSPMLSHKLSLSQLMGFIQEIGPADSCDWLAQLKPVKFEYACGAKMVQVVCSPEGEQLAVRITLIGSRDWKEETRQPSAAPAAAEPEINALLRKMFTLGASDLHLTSCHLPIVRVNGDMKELYDEPIVRTDRVSALLGAIMPAHNAAQFEEIRDTDFAYEIAGLARFRVNVFMDSYGMGAVFRQVPTEIFTAEKLGLPREILDLCFLTKGLVLVTGPTGSGKSTTLCAMVDYINRHRKAHIITIEDPIEFVHHKKNCLINQREVHVHTRSFAQALRAALREDPDIILVGEMRDLETIAIAIETAETGHLVFGTLHTATAASTVDRVIDQFPADRQSQIRSMLSISLKGVIAQTLCKKTDGGRVAAMEVLFVTSAIANLIREGKIYQIPSIMQTSKKHGMTTFNDALFKYVLDKVVEPEEAYIKATDKPAFVAMLKAKGIPMNLSELK from the coding sequence ATGCAAATTTACCCGCAGGAAACAGCGAAGTCCCTTATAGAAAAAATTCAGACCGGTCAGGAGATTATCCTTGAGTCCGGCAAGTTGCCGGTCCTTAAAAGCGAGACAGGTTCCTCTCCCATGCTTAGCCATAAGCTGTCGCTTTCCCAGCTTATGGGCTTTATACAGGAAATAGGGCCGGCCGACAGCTGCGACTGGCTCGCTCAACTGAAACCGGTAAAATTTGAATATGCCTGCGGCGCGAAAATGGTACAGGTCGTCTGCTCCCCTGAGGGTGAACAGCTGGCCGTAAGAATAACTTTGATCGGGAGCCGCGACTGGAAGGAGGAAACGCGCCAGCCCTCCGCTGCGCCTGCCGCGGCTGAGCCGGAGATAAACGCCCTGCTGCGCAAGATGTTCACGCTGGGCGCTTCGGACCTGCATCTTACCTCCTGCCACCTGCCTATAGTACGTGTTAACGGCGATATGAAAGAGCTCTATGACGAGCCGATAGTGAGAACTGACCGTGTGAGCGCTCTGCTCGGCGCTATCATGCCCGCCCATAACGCGGCGCAATTCGAAGAAATACGCGATACCGATTTTGCCTATGAAATAGCCGGCCTAGCCCGTTTCCGCGTGAATGTTTTCATGGACAGTTACGGCATGGGGGCGGTCTTCCGGCAGGTCCCGACAGAGATATTTACGGCTGAAAAGCTCGGATTGCCCAGGGAAATACTCGACCTCTGCTTTCTCACTAAGGGGCTGGTGCTGGTGACCGGGCCCACCGGGTCAGGCAAGTCCACCACCCTCTGCGCGATGGTGGACTATATAAACCGCCACCGCAAGGCGCATATCATAACCATAGAGGACCCCATTGAGTTCGTGCATCATAAGAAGAATTGCCTTATAAACCAGCGCGAGGTGCACGTGCACACACGGTCTTTCGCACAGGCCCTGCGCGCCGCGCTGCGCGAGGACCCGGATATAATACTGGTGGGCGAAATGCGCGACCTTGAGACCATTGCCATCGCCATAGAGACGGCGGAGACGGGACACCTGGTTTTCGGGACTCTTCACACCGCCACTGCCGCTTCCACGGTAGACCGCGTAATAGACCAGTTCCCGGCCGACAGGCAGTCGCAGATACGGTCAATGCTGTCCATCTCGCTGAAAGGAGTTATCGCCCAGACGCTCTGCAAAAAGACAGATGGCGGGCGGGTGGCCGCCATGGAAGTTCTGTTCGTGACCAGCGCGATAGCCAACCTTATACGCGAGGGGAAGATATACCAGATCCCTTCCATTATGCAGACCAGTAAAAAACACGGCATGACCACGTTCAACGACGCACTTTTTAAATACGTGCTGGACAAGGTCGTGGAGCCGGAGGAGGCTTACATTAAGGCGACGGACAAACCGGCCTTCGTGGCCATGCTTAAAGCAAAAGGGATACCCATGAACCTGAGCGAGCTTAAGTAG
- a CDS encoding AAA family ATPase yields MLEKTELDLNPEFLRAFGLMEDSGPSVFITGKAGTGKSTLLSYFRDKTLKNTVVLAPTGVAAINIGGQTIHSFFGFKPDITEEQAVKIAVKLRKRGKSKLYTELDILVIDEISMVRPDLLDCADAFLRDMRHDPYVPFGGVKMVFIGDLYQLPPVVKSQERELFSRIYGGHYFFDSKVFKQLRPEFVELQKIYRQKDERFIKLLNSVRNNSAGETELRALNARYQPDFVPPEGGLFVYLTPTNDSAAVINSDRLAALPVKSQVYTGSIEGDFDGRLLPTEEELELKSGAQIMLLNNDTMGRWVNGTMGKVIELLPDGVKVALDDGEIEEVKPFTWNMFNYRYNEELEKIETEAAGGFTQLPLKLAWAVTIHKSQGKTFDRLILDLDRGLFASGQLYVALSRCRSLEGIILKTRIHKAHIRCDWRVVKFLTDFQYKKSDEELPLEEKLEVLRAAIRHGGSVDMIYLRANGEKSNRRVKPLEIAECEFMGKAFEGLKALCSLRHEERVFKIDRILELKEVKG; encoded by the coding sequence ATGTTAGAAAAAACAGAACTGGACCTTAACCCTGAATTTTTGCGGGCGTTCGGGCTGATGGAAGACTCCGGCCCGAGCGTGTTCATCACCGGCAAGGCCGGCACAGGCAAATCCACTCTGCTTTCCTATTTCAGGGACAAAACCCTGAAAAATACGGTCGTACTCGCGCCAACGGGCGTGGCAGCCATTAACATCGGCGGCCAGACCATACATTCTTTTTTCGGCTTTAAGCCCGACATCACCGAAGAGCAGGCTGTTAAAATAGCGGTCAAACTGCGTAAAAGGGGAAAATCAAAACTTTATACCGAGCTAGACATACTTGTAATCGACGAAATTTCCATGGTACGGCCCGATCTGCTTGACTGCGCCGACGCTTTTCTGCGTGACATGCGGCACGATCCGTATGTCCCGTTCGGCGGCGTGAAGATGGTTTTTATAGGCGACCTTTACCAGCTGCCGCCGGTGGTGAAGTCCCAGGAGCGCGAACTGTTTTCGCGCATCTACGGAGGGCATTACTTTTTTGATTCCAAAGTGTTCAAGCAGCTGCGGCCTGAATTCGTGGAACTTCAAAAGATATACCGCCAGAAAGACGAGCGCTTTATAAAACTGCTCAACTCCGTAAGGAACAATTCTGCCGGTGAAACGGAACTTCGCGCGCTGAACGCAAGATATCAGCCTGATTTCGTTCCGCCCGAAGGAGGGTTGTTCGTTTATCTGACCCCCACTAACGACTCCGCCGCTGTGATCAATAGCGACAGGCTGGCCGCCCTGCCGGTAAAATCGCAGGTTTATACCGGCTCGATAGAGGGCGATTTTGACGGCCGGCTGCTTCCCACCGAAGAGGAACTTGAATTGAAATCCGGCGCCCAGATAATGCTTTTAAACAATGATACAATGGGCCGCTGGGTGAACGGTACCATGGGCAAGGTGATCGAACTTCTTCCGGACGGCGTTAAGGTGGCGCTTGACGACGGAGAAATCGAGGAGGTAAAACCTTTTACCTGGAATATGTTCAATTATCGCTATAACGAGGAACTGGAAAAAATCGAAACTGAAGCCGCAGGCGGGTTCACGCAGCTGCCGCTGAAGCTCGCCTGGGCCGTCACCATACATAAAAGCCAGGGCAAAACTTTTGACAGGCTGATACTTGACCTGGACCGAGGCCTTTTCGCCTCGGGCCAGCTTTACGTGGCCTTGAGCCGCTGCCGTTCGCTTGAGGGAATAATACTCAAAACCAGGATCCACAAGGCCCATATACGCTGCGATTGGCGTGTAGTGAAGTTCTTAACGGACTTCCAGTACAAAAAATCGGACGAGGAATTGCCGCTGGAAGAAAAGCTGGAGGTTTTGCGCGCAGCCATACGGCATGGCGGCAGCGTTGACATGATTTATCTGCGGGCCAACGGCGAGAAGTCAAACCGGCGCGTGAAGCCGCTTGAAATAGCCGAATGCGAATTTATGGGCAAAGCTTTTGAAGGTCTGAAAGCGCTCTGTTCGTTAAGGCACGAAGAGCGTGTTTTTAAAATAGACCGCATACTGGAATTGAAAGAAGTAAAAGGCTGA
- a CDS encoding methyltransferase domain-containing protein → MSILTGELVRLRVFLRPFAVAKYLKSARDPKLHLGCGSKVVPGWLNADKFKSNADIYLNLNARLPFRDNAFTAVYSEHTLEHIPTDHVPHLLAECRRVLKPGGILRLTVPDLGIYAAKYVAGERAFFEPIIRKYAENMKKNRKKYWLVRTPGGVFMSRVVQRFYHHRWMYDFETLSGCLAEIGFSKVLKQSCGKSLRPDVGAMDGEHRSFETLYVEAVK, encoded by the coding sequence ATGAGCATCCTGACAGGTGAACTGGTACGGCTAAGAGTGTTTTTGAGACCGTTTGCGGTGGCGAAATATCTGAAAAGCGCGCGGGACCCCAAACTGCACCTGGGCTGCGGCTCAAAGGTCGTGCCCGGCTGGCTTAACGCTGATAAGTTCAAATCAAACGCCGACATTTACCTGAATTTAAACGCAAGGCTCCCGTTCCGCGACAATGCGTTCACTGCCGTCTATAGCGAGCATACTCTTGAGCATATTCCGACGGACCATGTGCCGCATCTCCTGGCCGAATGCCGCCGCGTCCTCAAACCCGGAGGCATTCTAAGGCTTACCGTTCCCGACCTGGGTATTTACGCGGCGAAGTACGTGGCGGGGGAGCGCGCTTTTTTTGAGCCTATCATCCGCAAATACGCGGAAAACATGAAAAAAAACAGAAAGAAATACTGGCTGGTGAGAACTCCCGGAGGCGTATTCATGTCGCGCGTGGTGCAGAGATTCTACCACCACCGCTGGATGTATGATTTTGAGACGCTCAGCGGCTGTCTTGCGGAAATAGGGTTCTCAAAGGTTTTAAAGCAGTCTTGCGGAAAAAGTTTAAGACCGGATGTCGGGGCCATGGATGGCGAACACCGTTCCTTTGAGACGCTGTATGTTGAGGCCGTTAAGTAA
- a CDS encoding GAF domain-containing protein, giving the protein MNENRLELLSKFSEGLFAEASGSSYALWDFLTRAGAPILGCHAASFFEADDVKKILTFKTSIGPVGADLLGVSFAYQGVAGECARKRLAVLANDAENDPRFTKKVDQSTGFKTKCALAVPALAGGTLLGVMEFINSASGAFSNDDFLLAQAITTLTSREVYIKKLEATIKQLNLRGESTINNLSGGFIGADIQGQIIFFNPKAKEVFETGEEYLGRNIITLSQLCPDLVSSIDAVLKQNKTVRRQEFQCFVNGKIKVIGYSSINIKGVDGAVIGAGVIFQDITNL; this is encoded by the coding sequence ATGAACGAAAACCGTCTTGAACTGCTTTCTAAATTCTCCGAAGGCCTTTTTGCCGAAGCCTCCGGCTCCAGCTACGCGTTATGGGATTTCCTGACGCGCGCGGGTGCTCCGATTCTGGGCTGCCACGCGGCCAGTTTTTTCGAAGCCGACGATGTGAAAAAAATACTGACTTTTAAAACCAGCATCGGCCCCGTTGGCGCGGATTTGCTGGGGGTGAGCTTTGCTTATCAGGGAGTGGCCGGCGAATGCGCGCGAAAGCGCCTGGCGGTGCTTGCGAACGACGCGGAAAACGATCCCCGTTTTACCAAAAAAGTGGATCAAAGCACGGGTTTTAAAACCAAATGCGCGCTGGCGGTTCCGGCGCTCGCCGGCGGAACTCTTCTGGGCGTGATGGAATTTATCAATTCCGCCTCGGGCGCTTTTTCAAACGACGACTTTCTGCTTGCCCAGGCCATAACCACATTAACCTCCCGCGAGGTTTACATAAAAAAGCTCGAGGCCACCATAAAACAGCTTAACCTTAGAGGTGAAAGCACCATAAACAACCTTTCAGGCGGTTTTATCGGAGCCGACATTCAAGGGCAGATAATATTCTTCAATCCCAAGGCCAAAGAAGTTTTTGAAACAGGAGAGGAGTATCTGGGCCGCAATATTATAACGCTTTCCCAGCTTTGCCCCGACCTCGTAAGCTCCATAGACGCGGTATTAAAGCAGAACAAAACCGTACGACGCCAGGAGTTTCAGTGCTTTGTAAACGGCAAAATAAAAGTAATAGGCTACAGTTCAATTAATATAAAAGGCGTGGACGGAGCCGTTATAGGCGCCGGGGTAATTTTCCAGGACATCACCAACCTCTAA
- a CDS encoding N-acetylmuramoyl-L-alanine amidase, which yields MSKIAAIALSALFQAAGLSAAEIKIAYPYEGMALPNVPKTFVFGSVTPSTAPFFINGSKIEVYKNGGFIAYVPVTPGDFSFRGELLGGATAAYERKVKVKPAEPPHPSSGTLYLNIISPVSEMELSPGDFINVQAEGTPCREAVFSAGDIVSGEALSEIPKCSGRYFGLYAVRDLDAGKDGALSARFKAGLFARSAETVLKKRIKILKAPQTLETSTDTVILRNGLDTGYMMFLPLGVKLVSDGKIGAMCRIRLAPGEAAWVEDSRVSPAPRAVFPPQTETGAIKLKKTETGSQAAISLSDKVPYSAEELENGLRITLYYAKQHTNWVVYDPSDSFVKNVVFRQTGENKVTMDFEFAKEKALWGYDIYYGTRALIVDFKQPVSAPGIWPKPLEGVKIALDPGHSAKQTPPYDGAIGPMGTFEYQANLAIALKTQEALSNLGAQVFLTRKGDETVQLADRPKIARDSKADIFISIHNNAIADGEDPFSQPRGFAVYYNQRHSQALGKAIHDAYSGNIPLPDEGLRYGDYLVVRMTYMPAVLIENVYMILPEQEEMVFTQAFQEKLAASISSGVLEFFGVTPRPGTTTK from the coding sequence ATGAGCAAAATTGCCGCTATTGCGCTTTCCGCCCTCTTTCAGGCCGCGGGCCTTTCGGCCGCGGAAATAAAGATCGCATATCCCTATGAAGGCATGGCCCTGCCGAATGTGCCCAAAACTTTCGTGTTCGGCAGCGTAACGCCTTCAACCGCTCCTTTTTTTATAAACGGCTCGAAGATTGAAGTATATAAAAACGGCGGTTTTATCGCGTATGTGCCTGTCACCCCGGGGGATTTTTCCTTCAGGGGGGAATTGCTTGGCGGCGCCACCGCGGCTTATGAAAGAAAGGTCAAGGTCAAACCGGCCGAGCCGCCGCATCCTTCAAGCGGTACGCTTTACCTTAACATAATTTCGCCCGTTTCCGAGATGGAACTCTCACCGGGCGATTTTATAAATGTCCAGGCCGAGGGCACACCCTGCCGCGAGGCGGTTTTTTCCGCGGGAGATATCGTAAGCGGGGAGGCTCTCTCTGAAATACCGAAATGCTCCGGCAGGTATTTCGGCCTTTACGCGGTCCGGGATCTCGACGCCGGCAAAGACGGGGCTCTCAGCGCGCGTTTCAAGGCGGGCCTTTTCGCCCGAAGCGCGGAAACGGTTTTGAAAAAGCGCATAAAGATCTTGAAAGCTCCGCAGACGCTGGAAACCTCAACCGACACTGTGATACTGCGCAACGGGCTTGACACCGGCTATATGATGTTTCTGCCGCTTGGCGTAAAGCTGGTTTCAGACGGTAAAATAGGCGCCATGTGCAGAATCAGGCTTGCCCCCGGCGAAGCCGCCTGGGTGGAAGACAGCAGGGTCTCGCCCGCGCCGCGCGCCGTTTTCCCGCCGCAGACTGAAACCGGCGCCATAAAGCTGAAAAAAACCGAAACCGGGTCACAGGCCGCCATCTCGCTTTCCGACAAAGTTCCGTATTCGGCGGAAGAACTGGAAAACGGTCTGCGCATAACCCTTTATTACGCCAAGCAGCATACGAACTGGGTGGTTTACGATCCTTCCGATTCTTTTGTTAAAAATGTGGTTTTCCGCCAGACCGGCGAAAACAAGGTAACAATGGATTTTGAATTTGCCAAAGAGAAAGCGCTGTGGGGCTATGACATTTATTACGGCACCCGCGCCCTGATTGTCGATTTCAAACAGCCCGTTTCCGCGCCGGGGATCTGGCCAAAGCCCCTTGAGGGCGTTAAAATAGCGCTTGATCCCGGCCATTCCGCGAAACAGACCCCGCCTTACGACGGGGCCATAGGCCCGATGGGAACTTTTGAATATCAGGCAAACCTGGCCATAGCTTTAAAAACGCAGGAGGCCCTGTCGAATCTGGGCGCCCAGGTGTTCCTTACCAGGAAAGGCGATGAAACCGTACAGCTTGCCGACAGGCCTAAAATCGCCAGGGATTCCAAGGCCGATATTTTTATAAGCATTCACAATAACGCCATCGCCGACGGAGAAGACCCGTTCTCGCAGCCGAGGGGCTTTGCGGTTTACTATAATCAGCGCCACAGCCAGGCTTTAGGAAAAGCCATACACGACGCTTACTCCGGAAATATCCCGTTGCCCGATGAGGGCCTGCGGTATGGGGATTATTTAGTGGTCAGAATGACTTATATGCCGGCCGTGCTCATTGAAAATGTTTACATGATACTGCCGGAGCAGGAAGAGATGGTTTTTACCCAGGCTTTTCAGGAGAAGCTTGCCGCTTCAATAAGCTCAGGCGTGCTTGAATTTTTCGGCGTGACCCCGCGGCCGGGGACAACTACAAAATGA